Genomic window (Lycium barbarum isolate Lr01 chromosome 2, ASM1917538v2, whole genome shotgun sequence):
tattttatgaaaaataaatccgatgtgtttagtgtattcaaaagatggaaagccatggttgagaatgaaacaaacctcaagttgaagtgtttgaggtccgacaacgacggagaatacaccgatggtgatttcaaacggtactgtgccgataatgggataaAGATGAttaagactattcctggaacgccgcaacaaaatggaatagccgaaagaatgaaccgaacgttgaacgagcgtgctcggagtatgagaatacactctggactgcccaagacattatgggcagatgcagtcaataccgcggccttcttaattaaccgaggaccgtcagttcccttggatttcagaattccagaagaagtctggagtggcaagaaggtaaatctttcatttctgaaagtgttcggctgcttatcatatgttcataatgatgatacggttagaagcaagcttgatccaaaatcaaagaagtgttattTTATtagctatggtgacaccgagcttggttaccgattttgggatgaacaaaatcggaagatcatccgaagcaggaatgttgtcttcaacgaagaggtactgtacaaagacaagttgcaaaaaaattcagaatgtcaggacaaggaatcagaaatagtcgatttgagggacttctcgacacctgagccgcagccaggtacaaccgaggcagaggaacaaacaatccgagaaggtgctgatgaaagtgccgattctgaaacaaataaacagACGCCAATTACAGAACTACGTAGATCATCtaggatcaggaagccgattcacaggtactctccatccctcaactacattttACTCACTGacagaggggagccggaatgttatgaagaagcaatgcaagtcgatgaatcgaccaaGTGGGAGCTGTCAATGAatgatgagatggattcactatcggcaaatcatacatgggagttagccgagttgccaaaggataaaagggcattgcaaaacaaatgggtttatcggataaaggaagaacccaatggaagcaagcgttataaagcaaggctggttgcaaagggatttcaacagaaagaaggcatcgactatatggagatcttctctcccgtagtcaagatggtgactatcagaactgttgttggactggtagcaaaggaaaatctacatctgcaacagatggacgtgaaaactgcattttttcacggtgatctagacgaggaaatctacatgcgacagccggagggattcaaagtcaaaggaaaggagaatctggtgtgcaaacttcaaaagagtctgtacggattaaaacaggctccaaggcagtggtatttaaagtttgacagctttatgaagaaagctgatttttcaaggtgcgaggcagatcactgttgttacttcaagaaatctgaagactcgtacatgatactgctactctatatcgacgacatgctaatcgtaggagcaaacctacaggagattgatcggttgaaaaaagggttatcggaagcgtttgcaatgaaggatttgggagctgcaaagcaaatccttgggatgagaatcgaccgaagcaaggagggcatcaaactctcacgaGAAGAATATGCAAGGAAAGTTATCAAAAtgttcaacatgcatgatgccaagccagtcagcactcccttggctggacactttcggttgtcaaaggatcagtcgtcgACAATCGaagatgagaagaagcagatggacaagataccttatgcatctacAATCGGTAGttttatgtatgcaatgatatgtacaaggccagacattgcacatgcagtgggagttgtcatccgatttatgagcaatccgggaaagcaacactgggaggctgtgaagtggatattcagatatctgaaaggtagCTCGAGTTTAGCTCTGTATTTCCAAAAATcagaaacaggattgcaagggtatgttgatgctgacaacggtggtgatgttgatagcagaaagagcacatccgagtgtttacaccttcggaggtactgcaatctcttgggtttccaagttgcaaaagatagtagctctctctagttgtgaggctgagtacgttgctgtgacggaggccacaaaggaaatgatgtggctacaatcttttctgcgggaattggatcaggaccacgagggaagtgtgctatattgtgatagccaaagtgccattcatttggcaaagaactcggtctaccatgctcgaacaaagcacatacaactccggtaccatttcattaaatcagctttggaagatggagcgttagtgcttgagaagatcgcagggagtcagaatccaacagacatgctgacaaaggcagtgacgatagacaaactgaagctatgttcAGCTTCAGTtagcctgcacgaagtatgaaactaggaaagagctgctgcatcgatcaaagtgtgaagacaaattaaaattagtcttcaagtgggagatttgttaggcccatccccttattttgaggaagaaaacatctctctcattttaaggaagaaaacatctcccttgttttgaggaagaaagcaTATTCtttgtatttggcaaattgtcaagtgcttgcttgagtcactaatgacatcaataggttcatctcatccctataaatagggaagctttctcatttgctagatacaccaaaaattgaagaagacaacacatcccaaagagagaaaaatctaagagaaatactcttagtgaaaggcctaagtaagagaagtgTTTGAGTGAATTTTTTTAGTAAAAacattcttgagtgtaattggaattggggttgtgaggttgagtgttgtaaacacttgtaatatttcttctttaataagatctgcagcagcaacgtggacgtagctctcacattgagggtgaaccactataaatctgtgtgtgctatttattcttcgcttacatcacggcgtaagtaggttctgtctaaggaggttggtatttaagtggtccaactgtgaccctccaatctttcctgggaacctgcttacaaaggtcagATTTGGGTTTCAAATCCTAACACCCTCTACtctgggaaaagggctaaaaataacCTCTGTTacaaatttgggtaaaaaatatccctcccatcattaaagttttcaaatatacccctgtcttaaaTGAAATCCTCAAAAtaatccgatttcatttttaaacccgctccatttaaacccgacccaactaaataaaaaccCATATGGGTTACCCGCTCCTATGCCTAGTGGCTCCTGATGTAGGATTCGGGATCAAGTTGGTCGCATATgagttttttatgtagttgggtcgggtttaaaaatgaaattgggttattttgggggatttGGGGATTTCATTTAAGACAGggttatatttgaaaactttaatgacgggaggggtatttttgacccaaatttgtaaCGAAGGAtaattttagcccttttcccaaagtagaggggcatttttgacccttttccctagaTTTTAATATATTAATTTGACTAATGTGTAATACTTGCAGAAGTGGAAGAGAAATGTTTTAAAGTAATAGTTGAAAACTTTAGCTTCACAGAGGAAATGTTTCATCAAAGTTTAGaatttgaattcttgatattTGTGAAATTTCCAATTGTTAGTAAAAAGGTGTTAAAAATTTGGGATCACCTAAAATGAAATGAGTGTTATATAAAATTGGAGGGAGAGAGTATTTATTTGCAAAGGAATTCTGATTTTTGTTTGTGGAACTACCTACAGCTTCAGGATGCCTCCGAAGAACCAAAAGAGGCTGAAGATGCCAAGCCTGATAAAAATGAAGAGAATGCTCAGGATTTGCCAAAGGACAGTGGTAAAGATACTGAGGCAGTAGAGTAAATTTCACCTTCCCTAAACTTCATCTTCTCCGATGAGATATGGTTGGGCTAGGTTAAGAAGTGTTCTCTTATTCTCATCTATGATGAGATCAAGTCTTTCATTCTAGGAGGTTTGGTGAATGACCCCCTTTTATCCCAACTGTTAGTTCAAGGTTTTTACTTGTACTGCTATTGACTTGCATATTTCATGAGGGGCACACTAGTGGCTAGCTATGTTACTTTTCCAATACTTGGGAGCTTTTCTAAAATTTGAAACCCTACACTGTCAAATTTCCCTCTATTCTTGACCTTTATGGGGGGTATAAGGATGAATGGAAATTGTTGAAAGATGCTAGAAAATTTTGATATCTAACTTTGGTTATTCTAAATTTTACTGGTCAGACACATTATATGGAAGTATCTCCTCTGGATTCTAATACTCAAATATCTATAACCTTGACCTCTCCCAAAACAAGTTGAAGTcgcatcatttttttttttttttttttgtggtgaaCAATTTCACTGTTTAAGGGAAAATAATCCATGTATAATAAAAAAATCCCTTCTTCAGTAAACATGCTGACAAGGGGTTTCATCTCAAACAAAAAGTGAAATAGAAAAAAATACTAGGAAATATTTAGCTTTCCACATCAATCCCCGGATCAAAAGAGAAATCTACTCTGACTCAATTCCTTCACTGATCAAGCCTTTAATTTCTTTCCTTCATAACAATACATAATATGCAGCAGTATTCCAAGTTTTGTGGAGCAGAAGCCAACAAAGAATAATGCAAcctaaacaaaaaaacaaaagaacagTAGAAGAAGCTATGACAGTTTCACAGCAATTTCAATGGTGTTAAGCCACTGCACTGTATTTGAATCATCGAGCCACGGATGGTTGGAAATAATGATTTTGAATGAACATACTTGCGATGATAATAATCATGTTCCTCCATGCTAAAATCCACATGTCCAGTTGCCTGCCTGCAATCCAGATTTTCCATTGATTACTTCATGATACACTTTTGTTCTCTTTGCTAAGTCTCCATAATCATTTTGTTAGTTCATCATTACGCACAAGACAACAAAAGGAAGATCATACCACAAAATGTCGTCCTTCACTCGTTGATCCTCAACTCTTTAGATTCCATTACTAATTTTGGCGAAACGAGGCTTTCAATGTACGTATCATATCGACGTCTAGGACCAAAATGGATTTGAATCTTAAGAGGCTTTAAAATGTCATGTGTCGAATTATACAACTGTAAACTTGAATCCAGTTCGAGTAAAATTTCATCATTTTGGAAGACGAATAGTGGCAAAAGACTAAGAGGGCCCGGGACAGAAACCAGCATAATCCATGACTCCACACCTCCATGCTCCTTCATCACCTAGACATCCATTCGGTTATCATGACGTCGGTCATAGTATACACACAGGTTGCCTCCCAAACACTCTAGTGTGCAGTGAGACTTATAATTGGGCAATGCTATATTTCGATATGTCTCATTTACGAGGTCTATTGATAAAATAAACTTGGAGTTGTCTCTACCACTCTCGGCAATCCAATGAAGTCTTCTCTGTACAAGTTTACCAATATAGTCACTTAATTTAGCACCTGGGAACTCTAAAATCTTTTGCCAAGAGTTACTTGTTAGACTATAAAAGCGAACCTCATTCAAAGAACCATCTTTGTTTCTCGCAACTACTACAATTCTGTAATCATCTTGACTGTCATTATAACCAAAACCACAAGAACCATCCAATTTAACATCACTCCATGTAAGGGGCAATTTTTTCAATTCTCTTGTAGATGGATTCCATATAAAGTAATGAATGCCATTAGAAATACATAACAACCCATTAACAGAACCCAAAATAAAGAAGAGACAATCTGACTCTTCGCTATAAGGAAAAAAACCATCACGGTCAATAGGGATAAAGGGAGATTTATCCTGCATAATTGCGTTAAGAGAGCAAGTGTGAAACTTATTCCTATACGTGATATAAAGAAGAATGTGGTGTTGTGGATTGTTGGCTGAAAGATTTAGATGAGTTTTGACGAATTGAGGAGTTGAGATGAGAGAAAGCAGAGATTTAGAAACACACTTCATCCTCAACAACGATTTCACGGGTAGCCTTAACAGTatttcaaatattatttcttCGGGGAGAACAGGCAATGATTCTGAATCATAGGCCATTGATGTTTTTGCTATGTGCTTCGAGAAATCTGAGGTTTTGGTAGTAGGAAAGCTTTTATAGGATTGGTTTGGAATCATAATCCATCTTTGATTGGGATTAGGATACTATGCGGGCGGTTGCTTACCGCCTAATTTGTGCGGGTGTCAGCTCCAGTAATAATATACTATTTACTCCTAATCAGATAGGccgaatcaattttttttttttttttttttttacaatagtCTGAAgttaatatataataataattaaattgaCAGTCAAATAGTTATAATATTTTATAACAATACCCTTAACAGATCTCCTAAAGGAACTGATAATGCTGGCAACAGTATTGCATAAACACTGAGGAGAACCAGGTCCTTTGCAGAAGAACTGGATACTGTTTGGTCCAAGCAGGAAAAGTTGTTCCACGCACAAAAAGGTTTCCTGGAAGAATTGAGATTAAGGTTTAATTCAATTCTACAAGTAATAAAAGTTCAAGACATGAAAAtattgcaaatatgaaaataactTTGAAAATAAGAGAAAACAAAGAAGGGCGATGCACATGAAATCAAAGTAATAGGTCAAAATTAATTAGAATCACTTATCCAACGTTTTTGTGATGAAATCCCACCTTAAACCGTCCAGCAATTGCGACTCAAATGCCCAAAAATGTTGAAATAACTAAAACTCCCGATCTATTCAATTATCTATTACCGATGGTCCTTCTATGCGATCACGAAGAGCAGTCCAGCCAGGCCCTCATCGAGATCGCGAAGCGTTCAAAGTCCCTTTGGATCAATCGCGACCCCAGGTCCCCCAAGATTGCGAACTGCACCGAAAAAAGAAAAGGATCTGGTGCGACACATCAGAGGGTTTTGAACCTAAAGTTCACCTCTACCCCTCAAACAAGTTTCAAGTATCAATTGTGACTTAGAACCAAGCTTCCAAACATTAAATTAAGCGTAAAATCTCAAAATCAAGGCTCGGGTTGTTACATTATCTCCCAGTAAAAATTATCAACTTACTTTATGTTTTATGTATACTATGTATGTGTTTAATAACATTGTTAAATCCTTCAAAAATGTATCAAAAATGTAAATTACAGTCCCTCCATCTCAATCAAAaaaatgaattccgaagtatgatagTTAAATAATAATTTTACGTGCGCACACTAATAACATAAAATTtatttactatattaaaagaataacaataaaatattatttttatatattctgaaaatgtttgaaaaaataatgtagttaaaatacaattttattttcaaacagtaataatactagacaattgttaaaattatatttttatcttttttttaaatattagaatattttgcaaaatatcggataatcaatattttatatagtttAGGATAAAATAGTTACGTTTAACATAAAAAATTATTACAGTGTAGATTTCATAAAATAGTTTATTAAATTAGGAAAAAGtaaaaaatgttattttttaacatgcatcttttggaatgtaaaaGAAAGCTTAAAGTCAGAACAATTAATTCTATTGATTTTTCAGTAATTTTTTGCGATTTAATTTGAAAGAATatctacatttttttttgtttgtactATCACGGCTTTTAATTGTTTATATTTATCTGtaagttaactttattgatttcatcatGCTACAATATTTGCGCATCGAATATTTTTGACATAAATTGAATACTGTAGTATCTttgctaaaaaaataagttaggcaATATGGATTCAATTTGAAGAagcaaataaaattaatttaacatatCAAAACTAAATTTTGATCATCAGAGACTTAATCTCAAAAAATTTAAGTAAAAATGTAAATTATGAGAGCTTTCaaatgtttgattttttttattttataaaaaatctaatatataaactaaaaaaaaatactttcctTTAATTTTCAGGTATGTTTTTgtactttaatattttagaagtCTTTTGAAGTATCAGATTGAtgttacaaaaacaaaaaagcaagagcagaaaaaatttaaaagatatttacaaattaaaattttaatgCCAGTTTGGGCCCGGGCTACGTGTGCCCACTagtatatataagggagaatcctcaacttttgtagtcctcacatgattTTTTGGTCCATTTTACCTCCAAATGAAGCTATAATTATCTTAAAAGTTATCACCTATTTTGGTAAATTTGAATAAATATATGGGCTTTTAATACCATAAAGTGATGATGTGTAAAAGGTGATAGTGACACTACAATAAAATCTATTTATTCCaccaaatttaaataatttttatccattttacacCTAATTGAAGCTTAATTTTGATAAATTTGAATAATCATAAGGACTTTTTAATGCTACAAGGAGTGATGATGTGGAAAAGGTGATGGTGACAATACAAGAAAATCTGTTTATTCAACCAatttaaaattgatgaaaaagtTTGttgtctttttttgtttttgttttttgatgTGGAACTTATTATTAAGCTTGTTTCAAATTAATTTACTCCTATAAAATTTATTATAGACAAGTAAAAAAATCATCATGACATTCTTTTTCTACCTCAGTACATGCTTAAtaattatatgaaaatttcttTTTAATATATAACTAAAAATATTTGACAAAAGTAATTACATACACGTTTaagaaattaaaatataaatttattttaaaaaataaatcaaattaagaaaaaataaaattgtatCATTTCTTAACATTGTTTTTAAGGAAAGGAAAGATTAAAGTAAGAAAAACAAATAATTTAATAAACTTTTCAGTTTCTTTTGTATAATTCAATTTGAAGGAACGTCTACAAGGTTCTAGCACCATGCCAAATGTGTCCGAAGAAGAAGAGCAAAGCAAACGAAGCATGCCCAAAAGATTTTTGGGTAATGACAAACTTGTTATTCTTAACTCTTGAGTTTCCTGATATTTCGTCTTATCAAGacttttatttatttcattttaaatgctatttttatttataagttaacttcaTTGACGTCATCATACAACAATGTGTAGtatcaaatatttttttatttaccaTAATATTTATTTTCCTCCAAAAATGGGTTAGCCAATATAAGGTTTAATTGAGAACAAAAAACAGGTTAATCCAACATAAGTTAAAactcaatttgaatcattaaagaCTTTAAACCCAAATAATTTCAGTATAATAAAAAGTAGAAGAACTTTGTCATTCATTTgtttgaaaataaaaaggaagtcTAAATATACTCTAAGAAAAATAACTTTTATATGATTGAATAGTTTAGAAATATTGAGAAATTATCGAACTACCTTTACAACTAAGTGttataaaaacaaaacaaaaagcaagagtagcaaaacaaaaaaaaggttgTAAACATAAATTTTAATCTAGTTTGAGCCGGGGCTCCGCACAGGTCAAATGACACTAGTTTTGTAAATAACTTTCTATATATTGATATTTATTAGATTGACCAGAACTCGAAATTAGACCAAACCCctatcttttatttttattttcaaaacatcGTTTTGGTTCATGGATATTCTTTTTTATTGAGCTTCAAATTTATCTTGATATCCATAGTGTTACTTGTATTACAGCTCGTACTGAAATTTTACTCCAATTAGTCAATCTTCTATGACACAGTTATTCTACTTTACTGTCGATTTTACATATTTATAggtataagtattttaaaaaatatttcatTGGTAGTTATGTTGAAAATAAAATGTAACAATTCCGAACGATAATATAATTTATAGGTGATATGACATTTTCAAATATTTAAAATCACCTGGATTTTTTTATTTAAGTGATTTTTTAATTTCATCTAAAAGATGAATATGCATGTCGTATCAGTATCATAAAAACTTTAGGTAAATTTAACTAAATTACTCATTTCTATACTAAACATTGTGTACTTTTAGTTATtcttttcatataaattttttatatatataattataattaaAAGTCGTTTTTGACATTTTAAAATTACATGCAAAGATGCAATTCAATTTGATCGTTAGTTAATGATTAAGGGGATTGATAGCCTATTAAAAAAGATAAAGTGAGTATTATGTCCTTAACCTAAAAAATAAAAGGGATTAAGTGAAATTTATTACTCTTTCATTTACAAAACTCGTCTATACAGAAATTAGTGGACCAATAAGGAGAATGCAGACTCAATTAAAGAAGATGATAGGGTTGAAAGAGAGAGAAAATGAAAAATTAATAAGTACTCCCTTCGTTTATAAGAATCTGTGTTTTCCTTTGCACAtgttttaagaaaatattaattaggaggattttttttttttttgctgctaATCTCCCTTTATTAATGTCTTAATTTATAATATCTCTTTATTGAATATTTACTCGCGATTCATGTGTTATCTCTATAATATCACCCCATAATTAAGGTGCTTATATTAAAGAACAATTACTactaagaataaataacaaaaaaaattaattctgtcttgaacttctaaaaatGACAAATACTCTAAGATAACTATTTTTAAAACTTACGAGAGCAGTATATATTTATCGAGTGAGGCTCTTCTGGAACATCATAGCTAGGGGTGGGCACAGTTTGGGACAACTCGAAATCCAAAATGAAATCCGAACTTTTTAAATACttggtttggatatttggattatggattggatttcatattttatttttaaaatttatgaatttcggattggatatggatttagtactatggatttttggatatccgaaaatccAAAATTTTTATACCTTACTAGCCCTACCTATATCATATGTGCCCAGTACTAATAAGTCAAGTTTCTAAAGGTCCAATAAATTAGTATCTAAGATCCTACCTATTAAATTATTAAGTCCAATATACAAttctctactaaatcaaatataatatagggttcttacttctcaagtctcaaAAGTCTCACTTTAGTGTCACCCACGGCAGAGTTCGTTGTTATTTTGCCAGactacttagattttattttgttcattttcacTTTTCCAGAATGATTTTATTTGGTATGAATTTATTATGTTTgacatgacttggatttgttaatcctaatttgaactgAAAGGCTTTTTTTCTTACTAagcaattaagatttagatttTATATAATATAGGGCTGTTCGTTGTTATTTTGCCAGactacttagattttattttgttcattttcacTTTTTCAGAATGCTTTTATTTGGTATGGATTTATTATGTTTgacatgacttggatttgttaatcctaatttgaacCGGAAGGCTTGTTTTTTACTAAGCAATTAAGATTTAAATTTATCTCTGTggaactaacacatgaatttcgttcctaataagtttgccttaagtctcaagagtcaaatccgaaaatccgaaatatccaaaccgaataatctgaaaccgaacttaaaatatcaatttcaatccGAACTTCTTTGGATTGGATatggattgtaatttcttcaatccaaAAACTGAATATCCAATCCGATGGCCCGAACGCCCTGGCTACTTTCAAGATGGTATGTACCTTGGACTAATATTTTGTTCTTTCGTCAAAATTAGGAAGGATTCCTCGAAAACTAAAATCAACCATTTTTATCTCTTAATACAAACTTTATTTTTCAATAACCAAACAAGTATATTTATTTGACAgcagaaaagaaaacaaaaaaaaaagccaatccataaatattttttatgtaaGCTAATAGAAAAACTGTTCTCCAAATATTTTAACAAAAAACAAATCGGAACGTAACTTTCGCAGAATTGTTTTAAAAATAACTAAACAAAAATCAATTAAATGCAAAGGTCACCGATTTGGATATGCATGTTTGGTAAAACATCCTTTCAATTATAGTGCCACCCGTGAAGTGTGCAGTAGAAGAATTTGATTTGAATGATGACAAACTTTTAAGATATATCACGGGCTTCTAACTCATGGCTCTCGTCATTCCACCATACGTTTTTCCTCTTTATGATCTCAGTACTGTGTTTCACTGTTTTGTGCAAAAGGAACTTGTCTGAATTCAAAGACCTATGAACTCTTGgaatttatgcatatatatatatatatatatatatatatatatatatatatatatatatatatatatatatatatatatatataaggaaaaaaTAGGGTATAATAGAAGAAAATGATAATAGGGGCGATACTAAATAGTTGGGATTAAGTTGTCGTCATATTAGTAAATTTAATACTTTCGGTCGTATGCTCGTTTAATAATATATTAAGATGGGTTTAATTAAGTTATACTGCTTcgatctcaatttatgtgatgatGTTTGAATGAACAGAAAGTTCAAGATTGAAAGAAATACTTTTGAGACTTGTGATCTATAAAATAAGTCAATTGATATTTGTGTGACTAATGTCATCTCGTTTAAAgtaaaaatgagaagtttaaaattaaattctTATTTTAAGTATAGAAATGCGTCATTTTTTTGGACGCACTGACTAAAAAGGAAGGAGTCACATAGATTGGGACGGAGGAGTATATACAATGACATGAACCACAAGAATTCATATATACAACTCTAATGTGATTGAAGGTAAGCCTTGTAGCGGCGTGTCTTCGAGTGGCATATaagtcacgggttcgagccgtggaagcaTGCATgcagccactaatgcttgcattaagATAGactgtctacatcacaccccttggggTGCGGTCCTTTTTTGAATCCCGTTGAATGTTTTGCGCACCGGGCTGCCTAGTTACTCTAGCGTGATTCAAATTGAGGCATAGCTGATATTGTTGTTTCACTCTTTTGCCCCCACAATCTATTTAAAGTCTCTTTGGTTCCTCAGCTTATTATAAATTCAAGAATTAACCTCCAACTCCACCCACACAACTTAGGCGCTGAGGCAGAAAACAAGCCTCTATGAAAGGAAGCAAAGTGGGAGTGTTGAGTATGGTGGTTCTAGTACTACTACTTATAGTGGAATTTTCAGCTGGATTGAGCATTTGCAACATGAATGATGATGGTTTCACAGCATGTAAGCCATCAGTAACACAGCCAAATCCAGTGGAGCCATCTACTTCTTGCTGTGAAGCCTTGTCCAGTGCAGACTTGCAGTGCTTGTGTTCTTATAGGAACTCACTCTTATTGCCTTCTCTTGGGATTGATCCTGAACTTGCCTTGGCTCTTCCTGCTAAATGCAATCACACTTCTCCTCCTAGCTGTTAAGAATACATGGAGGTCTTTATAAATTTCTTCCCTATACCTCTAGCTGTTCTTATACTTTTATGTTTGattttgacttttgagaattCTAGGCCCATTCCAAGAGGAATGTAAGTGTCTTTCATCCTAATCAATGGAGATTTTATGTGTTAATTAAGTTAGACCACATAAAAAAAGAAGTTCAAGTTTGCTGACATGAGAAAACTAGAGGCGTATCTAAGAGGATATGTCGGTGGCTGTACAATTATATTACTGCTCTGATAAATGAGTGTACATTTAGTGTGTCTTTGGCACGGATGTTTTCTAATTTTTCCATGTTTGGCTGGTTCAaatgttttggaaaacattttttttaatgtagggaaaacaagtttcataagtAGCATTTCAAGTTTATTGTCTCCTCCCTATCCTCCAATGCCCTTAACCCTCAACCTTTGACCATCCCACCCCGCC
Coding sequences:
- the LOC132626802 gene encoding F-box/kelch-repeat protein At3g06240-like, with translation MIPNQSYKSFPTTKTSDFSKHIAKTSMAYDSESLPVLPEEIIFEILLRLPVKSLLRMKCVSKSLLSLISTPQFVKTHLNLSANNPQHHILLYITYRNKFHTCSLNAIMQDKSPFIPIDRDGFFPYSEESDCLFFILGSVNGLLCISNGIHYFIWNPSTRELKKLPLTWSDVKLDGSCGFGYNDSQDDYRIVVVARNKDGSLNEVRFYSLTSNSWQKILEFPGAKLSDYIGKLVQRRLHWIAESGRDNSKFILSIDLVNETYRNIALPNYKSHCTLECLGGNLCVYYDRRHDNRMDV
- the LOC132626804 gene encoding putative lipid-transfer protein DIR1 — encoded protein: MKGSKVGVLSMVVLVLLLIVEFSAGLSICNMNDDGFTACKPSVTQPNPVEPSTSCCEALSSADLQCLCSYRNSLLLPSLGIDPELALALPAKCNHTSPPSC